The following proteins are co-located in the Parafannyhessea umbonata genome:
- the metG gene encoding methionine--tRNA ligase, which translates to MADKPSFFITTPIYYVNAKPHLGTAYSTVLCDVQARYRRAKGYDVKFLTGMDEHGEKVEEAAREHGMEPQEWCDSQAPYFKELWKTLEISNDDFIRTTEPRQTRAVQYLWERMRESGYIYKGSYDGWYCVPEETYFTETQVAHADEERHTEGQHLCPDCGRPLERVQEESWFFKLSAFQDKLLKLYDEHPDFVQPSFRMNEVRTFVEGGLQDLSVSRTSFDWGIKLPFDEKHVTYVWFDALLNYMTAVGYGNPSEAAKKELAFRWPAQYHVVGKDIIRFHCVIWPAMLMAIGEALPEHVFAHGFLMVKNEETGQGEKMSKSRGNAIAPQEVIDLLGVEGYRYYFMTDVKPGEDGAISFSRMEQVYNADLANSWGNLVSRALNMSVKYFDGKSPEVPEGWADRPNPLRDVALGIEGRYAAHMDKIEYDDAKDVVMELVHAANHYIEDSEPWNVAKDPARAGELQDIILNLLETIRICAHLLAPFMPETSAEALRRMSHGDEAATDDLAAACEWGQLKGGLPVTKGDALFPRLAKK; encoded by the coding sequence ATGGCAGACAAGCCCTCGTTCTTCATCACTACGCCAATTTACTACGTCAATGCCAAGCCGCACCTGGGAACTGCGTACTCCACGGTCCTGTGCGACGTGCAGGCGCGCTACCGTCGCGCCAAGGGCTACGACGTCAAGTTCCTGACCGGCATGGACGAGCACGGCGAGAAGGTCGAGGAGGCCGCACGCGAGCACGGCATGGAGCCGCAGGAGTGGTGCGACAGCCAGGCGCCGTACTTCAAGGAGCTCTGGAAGACCCTCGAGATCTCGAACGACGACTTCATCCGCACGACTGAGCCGCGTCAGACCCGCGCCGTCCAGTATCTGTGGGAGCGCATGCGCGAGTCCGGCTACATCTACAAGGGCTCCTACGACGGCTGGTACTGCGTGCCCGAGGAGACCTACTTTACCGAGACACAAGTCGCCCACGCGGACGAGGAGCGCCACACCGAGGGTCAGCACCTCTGCCCCGACTGCGGTCGCCCCTTGGAGCGCGTGCAGGAGGAGTCCTGGTTCTTCAAGCTCTCCGCCTTCCAGGACAAGCTGCTCAAGCTCTACGACGAGCATCCCGACTTCGTGCAGCCCTCCTTCCGCATGAACGAGGTTCGCACCTTCGTCGAGGGCGGCCTTCAGGACCTGTCCGTGTCCCGCACGAGCTTCGACTGGGGCATCAAGCTCCCGTTCGACGAGAAGCACGTCACCTACGTGTGGTTCGACGCCCTGCTCAACTACATGACCGCCGTGGGCTACGGTAACCCCAGCGAAGCCGCGAAGAAGGAGCTCGCTTTCCGCTGGCCCGCGCAGTACCACGTCGTGGGCAAGGACATCATCCGCTTCCACTGTGTCATCTGGCCCGCGATGCTCATGGCCATCGGCGAGGCTCTGCCCGAGCACGTCTTCGCGCACGGCTTCCTCATGGTTAAGAACGAGGAGACCGGCCAGGGCGAGAAGATGAGCAAGTCCCGCGGCAACGCCATCGCGCCGCAGGAGGTCATCGACCTTCTGGGCGTCGAGGGCTACCGCTACTACTTCATGACCGACGTCAAGCCCGGCGAGGACGGCGCCATCAGCTTCAGCCGCATGGAGCAGGTCTATAACGCCGACCTGGCCAACAGCTGGGGCAACCTCGTGAGCCGCGCCCTCAACATGAGCGTGAAGTACTTCGATGGCAAGAGCCCCGAGGTTCCGGAGGGCTGGGCAGACCGTCCGAACCCGCTCAGGGACGTGGCGCTCGGCATCGAGGGCCGCTATGCCGCGCACATGGACAAGATCGAGTACGATGACGCAAAGGACGTCGTGATGGAGCTGGTCCACGCGGCGAACCACTACATCGAGGACTCCGAGCCCTGGAACGTGGCGAAGGACCCTGCCCGTGCGGGCGAGCTGCAGGACATCATCCTGAATCTGCTGGAGACCATCCGCATCTGCGCGCACCTGCTTGCGCCGTTCATGCCCGAGACCTCCGCAGAGGCGCTGCGCCGCATGAGCCACGGCGACGAGGCGGCGACCGACGACCTTGCGGCCGCATGCGAGTGGGGCCAGCTCAAGGGCGGCCTTCCTGTGACCAAGGGCGACGCACTCTTCCCCCGTCTGGCCAAGAAGTAG
- the rsmI gene encoding 16S rRNA (cytidine(1402)-2'-O)-methyltransferase, which translates to MSAAASGVLSVVGTPIGNLSDVSPRVVQTLKSADLLLCEDTRVTSKLLARFDVHVPLQRADENVLDQRVEPTLERIEAGDRVAFVSDAGMPGVSDPGQRLVDAALDRGLRVEVIPGPSAAICALVASGLPMEHFFFEGFLPRKAGAMRARLEELSVVPGALVVYESPHRVATTLARIAEVLPDREVALVRELTKVHEECLRGHAPELAALVAERDEVKGECVVVIGAPTEEELLGRRDAASQGTQSLEEAIRAGLEEGEPKTKLAKRLAKSFSLAKAEVYDAILREIEK; encoded by the coding sequence GTGAGCGCGGCGGCATCGGGCGTGCTCAGCGTCGTGGGCACCCCCATAGGAAATCTCTCCGACGTATCGCCGAGGGTCGTCCAGACCCTGAAGTCCGCAGACCTCCTGCTCTGCGAGGATACGCGCGTGACGAGCAAGCTCCTCGCACGCTTCGACGTGCACGTCCCGTTGCAGCGGGCGGACGAGAACGTGTTGGACCAGAGGGTGGAGCCGACGCTCGAGCGCATAGAGGCGGGGGACCGTGTCGCCTTTGTCTCGGACGCCGGCATGCCGGGCGTCTCCGACCCTGGCCAGAGGCTGGTGGATGCGGCACTCGACAGGGGGCTGCGCGTGGAGGTCATTCCGGGGCCGTCTGCGGCCATCTGCGCGCTTGTCGCCTCCGGCCTTCCCATGGAGCACTTCTTTTTCGAGGGCTTCCTGCCGCGCAAGGCGGGCGCCATGCGCGCTAGGCTCGAGGAGCTGTCCGTCGTGCCCGGCGCGCTCGTGGTGTACGAGTCGCCGCATCGTGTCGCGACGACGCTGGCGCGCATTGCGGAGGTGCTCCCAGACCGCGAGGTCGCCCTCGTACGCGAGCTCACGAAGGTGCACGAGGAGTGCCTCCGGGGCCACGCTCCCGAGCTCGCGGCTCTTGTCGCGGAGAGGGACGAGGTCAAGGGCGAGTGCGTCGTCGTGATCGGCGCCCCCACGGAGGAGGAGCTCTTGGGAAGGCGCGACGCGGCAAGTCAGGGGACCCAGTCGCTCGAGGAGGCGATACGCGCCGGCCTCGAGGAGGGCGAGCCCAAGACTAAGCTCGCGAAGCGCCTCGCGAAGTCCTTCTCGCTCGCGAAGGCCGAGGTCTACGACGCGATCCTGCGGGAGATCGAGAAATAG
- a CDS encoding glycoside hydrolase family 5 protein produces MSDRALHGVNLSGWLTLEPWVSPVLFADSGALDEESLVRSLGKRHYRDLVSEHRADFIKQADFVHIAARGFNAVRLPVPWYVFGDDGPEAGPFLGCIDKVDKAFDWADEISLNLVLVLDIAPGSASDQTSLVRNHDDFSHYRNDMVSVLGMLAKRYATRASFAGIEVADSPAVQVRHGLTLTDGVPIHRLRNYYRDAYDTIRQEAGDDVRVIIPDAGEPASWRHFMAHDRYKNVWLDCHLYHYTDGVKTAGPSGVRSLVNKSQKSLRAARRSGLPVMVGKWSAALPFSDSMTTPEGRIALERVYISEQLNAFKNCDGWFYQTWKTDGKLSSWDARISLASFERRMLA; encoded by the coding sequence ATGTCTGACAGGGCATTGCATGGGGTCAACCTCTCCGGCTGGCTTACGCTCGAGCCGTGGGTCTCTCCGGTCCTGTTCGCGGACTCTGGGGCCCTGGACGAGGAGAGCCTCGTTCGCTCGCTAGGCAAGCGTCACTATCGCGACCTCGTGAGCGAGCACAGGGCCGACTTCATAAAGCAGGCGGACTTCGTCCATATCGCCGCGCGCGGTTTCAACGCTGTCCGCCTTCCCGTTCCCTGGTACGTCTTCGGGGACGACGGTCCCGAGGCCGGTCCGTTCCTCGGCTGCATCGACAAGGTGGACAAGGCCTTCGACTGGGCGGACGAGATAAGCCTCAACCTCGTGCTCGTGCTAGACATCGCGCCAGGTTCCGCGAGCGACCAGACGTCGCTCGTGCGCAACCACGACGACTTCTCCCACTACCGCAATGACATGGTTTCCGTCCTTGGCATGCTCGCCAAGCGCTATGCCACCCGCGCGTCATTCGCGGGCATCGAGGTGGCGGACTCTCCCGCCGTACAGGTGAGACATGGCCTCACGCTCACCGATGGCGTTCCGATTCACAGGCTCCGGAACTACTATCGCGATGCCTACGACACCATCCGCCAGGAGGCGGGAGACGACGTCAGGGTCATCATCCCCGACGCCGGCGAGCCGGCCTCATGGCGTCACTTCATGGCGCACGACCGCTACAAGAACGTATGGCTCGACTGCCATCTCTACCACTATACGGACGGCGTCAAGACGGCCGGCCCGTCAGGCGTCAGGAGCCTGGTCAACAAGTCCCAGAAGTCGCTTCGCGCCGCAAGGAGGAGCGGCCTTCCCGTCATGGTCGGAAAGTGGTCTGCGGCCCTGCCGTTCTCGGACTCCATGACCACCCCGGAGGGGCGCATCGCCCTCGAGCGCGTCTACATCTCCGAGCAGCTCAATGCCTTCAAGAACTGCGACGGGTGGTTCTATCAGACGTGGAAGACCGACGGCAAGCTCTCAAGCTGGGACGCGAGGATCTCCCTCGCATCCTTCGAGCGAAGGATGCTGGCGTGA